A single genomic interval of Meleagris gallopavo isolate NT-WF06-2002-E0010 breed Aviagen turkey brand Nicholas breeding stock chromosome 6, Turkey_5.1, whole genome shotgun sequence harbors:
- the LOC104911386 gene encoding probable G-protein coupled receptor 158, whose product MIAERLQEPAARGLYFKFPSFFIYKTNCKLFLFVLLTAEFLFLLWGVYLCYAVRTVPSAFHEPRYMAVAVHNELIISAIFHTIRFILASRLQSDWMLMLFFAHTHLTVTVTVGLLLIPKFSHSSNNPRDDIATEAYEDELDMGRSGSYLNSSINSAWSEHSLDPEDIRDELKKLYAQLEIYKRKKMIANNPHLQKKRCSKKGLGRSIMRRITEIPETVTRQCSRDEKDLMEHSAVKNTATLKKPPQDSTSSAKPKEETLKNRVFSLKKSHSTYDHVRDQTGESNSITAESTEVTAAENSILDSLTGNNLTKKAEKVEAVSTESVPLVCKSLSAHNLSADKKPLHPRTSVLQKSLSVIASAKEKTLGLTGKTQSLEESSKSQRSQQKVKEGSKKHSATDKGEHKDSHRKNSAQSEETKKTHKSGIMKQQKVSQTPANLDTGPGKTLHKDTFDIGEVCPWEIYDQTPGPVPSDSKIQKHVSIASSEAEKNHPSQPKGKSHHKQKTPEGSQQSNQQSPQKLEAGTREVQEQHIFENDKKQLNSKSQGSPGLKRENVNRYAPNVCGGEHEELPQKAAENVNKLVEQKKIASSEGNVLSDSRKPTGYSQQPLASRAEVCPWEFDTPDLPNAERSVALSNTSAISANKTATPRK is encoded by the exons ATGATAGCAGAGCGTTTACAGGAACCTGCCGCCAGAGGACTG TACTTcaaatttccttcctttttcatctATAAAACTAattgcaaattatttctttttgttcttctcacAGCTGAATTTTTATTCCTCTTGTGGGGCGTTTATCTCTGCTATGCAGTGCGGACAGTCCCATCAGCATTTCATGAGCCGCGTTATATGGCTGTTGCAGTTCACAATGAGCTCATTATCTCTGCTATATTCCATACAATTAG ATTCATTCTTGCTTCAAGACTTCAGTCTGACTGGATGCTGATGCTGTTCTTTGCACACACGCACTTGACTGTGACAGTCACTGTTGGGCTACTACTGATCCCTAAG TTTTCACATTCAAGCAATAACCCAAGAGATGATATAGCTACAGAAGCTTATGAAGATGAACTTGATATGGGTCGATCTGGATCCTATCTGAACAGCAGTATCAATTCAGCATGGAGCGAGCATAGTTTGGATCCTGAAGATATTCGG GATGAGTTGAAGAAACTATATGCCCAGCTTGAAAtctataaaaggaaaaagatgattGCTAATAACCCGCATCTCCAGAAAAAAAGGTGCTCTAAAAAGGGCTTGGGGCGCTCGATAATGAGGCGTATTACAGAAATCCCAGAGACAGTCACTAGGCAGTGCTCGAGGGACGAGAAGGACCTGatggagcacagtgctgtgaaaaACACGGCTACGCTGAAAAAACCCCCACAAGATTCCACAAGTTCTGCAAAGCCAAAAGAAGAgactttgaaaaacagagtCTTCTCATTAAAGAAGTCCCACAGCACTTACGATCATGTCAGGGATCAAACAGGAGAGTCTAATAGCATaactgcagaaagcacagaagttaCAGCTGCTGAGAATTCAATTCTGGATTCCTTAACTGGTAACAATTTAAccaaaaaagctgaaaaagttGAAGCAGTGTCCACTGAATCGGTCCCTTTGGTGTGCAAATCACTAAGTGCACATAACTTAAGTGCAGATAAGAAGCCTCTACATCCAAGAACATCTGTGTTACAGAAATCCCTCAGTGTTATTGCTAGTGCCAAGGAGAAGACTCTGGGACTTACAGGTAAAACACAAAGTCTAGAAGAAAGCTCTAAATCTCAGAGATCTCAGCAGAAAGTGAAGGAAGGCAGCAAAAAGCACTCGGCCACCGATAAAGGGGAGCACAAGGATTCTCACCGGAAGAACTCTGCTCAGTCTGAGGAGACAAAGAAAACCCATAAGTCTGGCATTATGAAGCAGCAGAAGGTTAGTCAAACACCTGCAAATCTAGACACAGGCCCAGGTAAGACTCTGCACAAGGACACTTTCGACATAGGAGAAGTTTGTCCTTGGGAGATATATGACCAAACTCCTGGTCCTGTGCCTTCTGACTCTAAGATTCAAAAACATGTGTCTATTGCTTCctcagaagcagagaaaaatcacCCTTCCCAGCCAAAGGGGAAATCTCATCATAAGCAGAAGACACCTGAGGGCTCTCAACAGTCGAATCAACAGAGCCCACAGAAGTTGGAGGCAGGCACTCGAGAGGTGCAAGAGCAgcacatttttgaaaatgataaaaaacaGTTGAATTCCAAATCTCAGGGCTCCCCTGGGCTGAAGCGCGAGAACGTTAACAGATATGCACCAAATGTTTGTGGGGGGGAGCACGAGGAGCTgccccagaaagcagcagaaaatgtcAATAAATTggtggaacaaaaaaaaattgcctcaTCTGAGGGAAATGTGCTTTCTGACTCCCGTAAGCCAACTGGTTACTCGCAGCAACCTTTAGCATCTCGAGCTGAAGTCTGCCCTTGGGAGTTCGACACACCAGATTTACCAAATGCAGAAAGAAGTGTAGCTTTATCAAACACCTCTGCTATAAGTgcaaataaaacagcaacaCCTCGAAAATAA